A genome region from Anaerobaca lacustris includes the following:
- a CDS encoding family 16 glycoside hydrolase — MKTYRLIAILLTTLIAGNVPAVNCSECHALELIGRNLSTWDGDTGQWESIADARLGADDPKRLTGEPGVGAILNGPTGRTRHLLSKQHFGDVNAHIEFIVAKDSNSGVYFMGRYEVQIFDSWQKESPYPGIECGGIYERWDESRTPKGFEGHSPRVNASRAPGQWQSFDVVFRAPRFDAAGRKIANARFEKVVHNGVIVHEDVEVTGPTRAAAFDDERPLGRLMLQGDHGPVAYRNIRLAPAGANAFFAFDNAVADEKHPTARAQAETLAELGYAGISVGLDRCPSLSDLLDELDQRNLRLFAVYAGVNIDSEQEPYSPALKDAIEALAGRNTILWLFMQSREHKPSSTAGDERAVAILRELAELAARHKVRIALYPHHAFWLERIEDAVRVADKLDRPNVGVTFNLCHWLRVSPDKSAELLIKEAMPRLLAVSINGADSDGRDWNTLIQTLDKGTFDMTGFLKTLGEAGYTGPIALQGYGVGGDARDNLTRSMQAWKKHSRVLYGDVAPFGPQKKQ, encoded by the coding sequence ATGAAGACCTACAGACTCATCGCGATCCTGCTCACCACACTGATCGCAGGCAATGTACCGGCTGTCAACTGCAGCGAGTGCCATGCACTCGAACTGATCGGTCGGAACCTTTCCACATGGGATGGTGACACAGGACAATGGGAGAGCATCGCGGACGCGCGTCTGGGCGCGGACGACCCGAAGCGACTGACGGGCGAGCCGGGCGTTGGAGCAATCCTGAACGGCCCGACCGGTCGAACGAGGCATCTGCTCAGCAAGCAACACTTCGGCGATGTCAACGCCCACATCGAATTCATAGTGGCGAAGGACTCGAATTCGGGGGTCTATTTCATGGGCCGCTACGAAGTGCAGATCTTCGATAGCTGGCAGAAGGAATCGCCTTACCCCGGCATCGAATGCGGCGGAATCTACGAACGGTGGGACGAGAGCCGTACGCCCAAGGGCTTTGAAGGGCACTCTCCAAGAGTCAATGCCTCGCGGGCGCCGGGGCAGTGGCAGAGCTTCGACGTGGTGTTTCGCGCACCGCGATTCGACGCCGCCGGGCGCAAGATCGCCAACGCCCGCTTCGAGAAGGTGGTCCACAACGGCGTTATCGTGCACGAGGACGTCGAGGTGACCGGTCCGACGCGGGCAGCAGCCTTCGACGACGAGCGGCCGCTCGGCCGTTTGATGCTCCAGGGCGATCACGGCCCGGTGGCGTATCGCAACATCCGGCTGGCCCCGGCCGGCGCCAATGCGTTCTTTGCGTTCGACAATGCCGTCGCCGACGAGAAGCATCCGACGGCCCGCGCCCAGGCGGAGACGCTCGCGGAACTCGGCTACGCCGGCATCAGTGTGGGGCTCGACCGGTGTCCGTCTCTATCGGACCTGCTGGATGAGCTGGACCAACGCAATCTGCGGCTGTTCGCCGTCTACGCGGGCGTCAATATCGATTCGGAACAGGAGCCCTACAGCCCTGCGTTGAAGGACGCTATCGAGGCGCTTGCCGGCCGCAATACGATCCTCTGGCTGTTCATGCAGAGCCGGGAGCACAAGCCGTCATCCACGGCGGGCGACGAGCGTGCGGTCGCAATCCTCCGCGAGCTGGCCGAACTGGCGGCCCGGCACAAGGTGCGCATCGCACTCTATCCGCACCACGCTTTCTGGCTCGAACGGATCGAGGACGCTGTTCGGGTGGCTGACAAGCTGGACCGGCCGAACGTCGGCGTTACGTTCAACCTGTGCCATTGGCTTAGAGTCAGCCCCGACAAGAGCGCCGAGTTGCTCATCAAGGAGGCCATGCCACGACTCCTTGCCGTGTCCATCAACGGGGCCGATTCCGACGGCCGCGATTGGAACACCCTGATCCAGACGCTCGATAAGGGCACGTTCGACATGACCGGCTTCTTGAAAACGCTGGGCGAGGCCGGTTATACTGGTCCGATCGCACTGCAAGGGTACGGCGTCGGCGGCGATGCCCGCGACAACCTGACGCGGTCGATGCAGGCGTGGAAGAAACACTCGCGGGTCCTCTACGGTGATGTCGCGCCGTTCGGACCGCAGAAAAAGCAATAG